One window from the genome of Mastacembelus armatus chromosome 18, fMasArm1.2, whole genome shotgun sequence encodes:
- the ache gene encoding acetylcholinesterase, with protein sequence MQTVGLLLLSPILLLSLHISTCTSQSDGDLIVQTRAGRIRGIRLPVPDRSYVTAFLGIPFAEPPVGKRRFRRADPKRPWTGVYEASAYPNACYQFVDTSFPGFQGIEMWNPNREMSEDCLYLNVWVPSSPRPHNLTVMVWIYGGGFYSGSSSLDVYDGRYLAHSEMVIVVSMNYRIGAFGFLALHGSSEAPGNVGLLDQRLALQWVQDNIHFFGGNPKQVTIFGESAGGASVGFHLLSPESWPTFTRAILQSGVPNCPWASVSPTEARRRATLLGKLVGCNGGNDTELVDCLRSKTPQELIDQEWQVLPWSALFRFSFVPVVDGEVLPDTPEAMLNSGNFKDTQILLGVNQDEGSYFLLYGAPGFSKDNESLISREDFLEGVKLSVPHANDIGLEAVVLQYTDWMDENNGAKNRDAMDDIVGDHNVICPLAHFARSYAQHHALKANMGGSVSSINSGGNLQGGVYLYLFDHRASNLAWPEWMGVIHGYEIEFVFGLPLEKRLNYTLEEEKLSRRMMKYWANFARTGNPNVNHDGLVDSRKRWPLFTVSEQKHVGLNTEPLKVHKGLRNQMCAFWNRFLPRLLNITDNIDEAERQWKVEFHRWSSYMMHWKSQFDHYSKQERCTDL encoded by the exons ATGCAGACCGTTggtcttctccttctctccccaatcctcctcctgtctcttcaCATCTCTACCTGCACCTCTCAAAGTGATGGAGACCTTATTGTTCAGACACGTGCTGGTCGAATCCGTGGCATCCGCCTTCCAGTACCAGACCGAAGTTATGTCACCGCTTTCCTGGGCATCCCCTTTGCAGAACCACCAGTTGGGAAGCGGCGTTTCCGTCGTGCTGACCCCAAGCGTCCGTGGACAGGCGTGTATGAGGCCAGTGCCTACCCCAATGCCTGCTATCAGTTTGTGGACACGTCATTCCCTGGCTTCCAGGGCATTGAGATGTGGAACCCAAACAGGGAGATGAGCGAAGACTGCCTGTACCTCAATGTCTGGGTGCCCTCCTCACCCAGACCTCACAATCTGACTGTCATGGTGTGGATCTATGGTGGAG GGTTCTATAGTGGCTCTTCTTCTCTGGACGTGTACGATGGTCGCTACCTAGCTCACAGTGAGATGGTCATTGTGGTTTCCATGAACTACCGAATTGGTGCCTTTGGCTTCCTCGCTCTGCATGGCTCCTCTGAGGCTCCTGGCAACGTGGGATTGCTGGACCAGAGGTTGGCACTGCAGTGGGTACAAGATAATATCCATTTTTTTGGTGGAAATCCCAAACAG GTGACTATCTTTGGAGAGAGTGCTGGTGGTGCTTCAGTAGGATTCCATCTCTTGTCTCCAGAAAGCTGGCCTACCTTCACCAGGGCCATCCTCCAGAGTGGTGTTCCCAATTGCCCCTGGGCCTCGGTTAGCCCTACTGAAGCCCGCAGACGGGCCACATTGCTGGGCAAACTGGTTGGCTGCAATGGAGGCAATGACACAGAGTTAGTGGACTGCCTGCGCAGTAAAACTCCACAGGAGCTCATCGACCAGGAGTGGCAG GTCTTGCCATGGTCAGCCCTCTTTCGGTTTTCATTTGTTCCTGTTGTGGATGGTGAAGTTTTGCCTGACACTCCAGAAGCCATGCTCAACTCTGGTAACTTTAAAGACACTCAGATCCTCCTCGGGGTCAACCAGGATGAAGGCTCCTACTTCCTGCTATATGGGGCACCAGGGTTCAGCAAAGACAATGAGAGCCTTATCTCCAGAGAGGACTTTCTGGAAG GTGTCAAGCTGAGTGTACCACATGCTAATGACATTGGCCTCGAGGCAGTGGTGCTGCAGTATACTGACTGGATGGATGAGAATAATGGGGCGAAGAACCGTGACGCCATGGACGACATAGTTGGTGACCACAATGTCATCTGTCCACTGGCTCACTTTGCTCGCTCCTATGCCCAACACCATGCCCTTAAGGCCAACATGGGAGGATCTGTCTCTAGCATTAACAGTGGAGGAAACTTGCAAG GAGGGGTCTATCTCTACCTGTTCGACCACCGAGCATCCAACCTGGCCTGGCCAGAGTGGATGGGTGTCATCCATGGCTATGAGATTGAGTTTGTCTTTGGCCTGCCGCTAGAGAAAAGGCTCAACTACACCCTAGAGGAGGAGAAACTAAGCCGACGTATGATGAAATACTGGGCAAACTTTGCACGAACTGG AAATCCCAATGTGAACCATGACGGTCTAGTGGATAGCAGAAAGCGATGGCCTTTGTTCACTGTCAGTGAACAGAAACATGTCGGACTCAACACTGAACCACTGAAGGTCCACAAAGGTTTAAGGAACCAGATGTGTGCTTTCTGGAACCGATTTCTGCCCCGTCTCCTCAATATCACTG ATAACATAGATGAGGCAGAGCGTCAGTGGAAAGTAGAGTTCCACCGCTGGTCCTCCTACATGATGCACTGGAAGAGCCAGTTTGACCACTACAGCAAGCAGGAGCGTTGCACTGACCTCTGA